DNA sequence from the Candidatus Atribacteria bacterium genome:
TTTTGAAATTTAAAGCACCGCCAACAGCAGCAATGATAACAGCCGGTGTAAAACAGATGATACCGCATACCAATGAAATTGCTGAAGCAGCCCGGCTTCCTCGGCTTTATACTATTTTTAAATTTTTGAATATCGATTTTCCTTCCTATAATCAAATAAATATATCTTTTTTTATAGCTATTGGTGCAGCTATATTAGCTTATTATATATTATGGAAAACAAATTTAGGTTACGAAATAAGAGCAGTCGGCTATAGCCCTTTGGCTGCTGAATATGGCGGAATCAGTGTTGGCAAAAATATTATTCTGGCTATGATGATAAGTGGTGCTTTTGCCGGTTTAGTAGCTACTAATGAGGTAATGGGCTTTAAATATCGCTGGAGGCAGGAGCTTTTTACCGGATTAGGTTTTAACGGAATAGCAGTAGCTCTATTAGGCAAAAATCACCCCTTCGGAGTAGTCTTATCTGCTATTTTATTCGGTATTTTAAATTACGGAGGAGCTATAGTAAATATATATACCGCAGGAAGAATTCCACGGGAACTTATTATGGTATTACAAGCTGTAATAGTAATATTTGTAGTAATTAGTGATGAAGTAGTAAAGAGAATAATTCGCCAAAGGAGGAAGACAGCATAATGTTTGGTGATATTTTTAATGCTCAATTCGTTGCCTCATCTATTAGAGTAGCTATACCTTTTGCTTTAGCGGGATTAGGAGGAGTATATTCTGAAAAATCCGGGGTAATAAATATCGGTTTAGAAGGTATGATATTAACCGGTGCATTTACAGCAATTGCAGTGACTAATTTTGCTCAAAATCCCTGGGTC
Encoded proteins:
- a CDS encoding ABC transporter permease, with translation MKKFDYYTILEKITPLIAVIFALLVGAIVIKLIGEDPIFVYKTLFSNAIGNRDGWGNVLFRATPLIFTGLTVAFAFRCGLFNIGGEGQMYIGSFLATWVGFTFANLPALLLIPLCILSAATGGALWAAVPGILKAKTGVHEVIVTIMMNWIASSLTFFLVLKFKAPPTAAMITAGVKQMIPHTNEIAEAARLPRLYTIFKFLNIDFPSYNQINISFFIAIGAAILAYYILWKTNLGYEIRAVGYSPLAAEYGGISVGKNIILAMMISGAFAGLVATNEVMGFKYRWRQELFTGLGFNGIAVALLGKNHPFGVVLSAILFGILNYGGAIVNIYTAGRIPRELIMVLQAVIVIFVVISDEVVKRIIRQRRKTA